The bacterium (Candidatus Blackallbacteria) CG13_big_fil_rev_8_21_14_2_50_49_14 genome window below encodes:
- the nirK gene encoding nitrite reductase, copper-containing has translation MRKHIHSKIFGSLLLTTALGTGLLGIPNTAQAQETSYQLANAALANLPVENAILTTPPMVPPAIKRKTPAKVIVELEVQEFIGNLADGVQYNFWSFGGSVPGKFIRVREGDRVEFHLKNHPDNKSPHNIDLHAVTGPGGGAKATMTAPGHETQFTFQALNPGLYIYHCAAPPVPMHIANGMYGLILVEPKEGLKPVDKEYYVVQGDFYTKGNFGEPGLQPFDMQRGIDEHPSYVLFNGSVGSMVGEKAITAKKGETVRLFVGNGGPNLISSFHVIGEIFDLVYTEGGSLANKNVQTTLVPAGGSAIVEFKVDVPGNFILVDHSIFRTFNKGTLGILNVSGDAQADVFTGQQSDKVYQAQPMHKPVATTPATPPDQKLMETGKNLFVANCSACHQTDGAGMPGVFPPLAKSDYLMADKARSIGIALKGHSGQLLVNGKTYDGVMPAMTHLNDDQLASILTYIRNSWGNKGDAVTPAEVKAVRAQQK, from the coding sequence ATGCGGAAACACATTCACTCTAAAATTTTTGGAAGCTTACTTTTAACAACGGCTTTGGGAACTGGCTTGCTTGGAATTCCAAACACTGCCCAAGCCCAGGAAACATCTTACCAGCTCGCAAACGCAGCCCTGGCAAACTTGCCTGTTGAAAATGCAATTCTGACAACCCCCCCGATGGTTCCTCCTGCGATTAAGCGCAAAACGCCTGCCAAGGTGATTGTCGAACTTGAAGTTCAGGAATTTATTGGCAATCTCGCAGATGGCGTTCAGTATAATTTCTGGTCTTTTGGGGGCAGTGTTCCAGGTAAATTTATTCGGGTACGCGAAGGGGATAGGGTGGAGTTCCACCTTAAAAACCACCCCGATAATAAATCCCCGCATAATATTGATTTGCATGCCGTCACAGGCCCAGGTGGGGGGGCAAAAGCGACGATGACGGCTCCAGGGCATGAAACCCAGTTCACCTTTCAAGCCTTGAATCCCGGCCTGTATATCTACCACTGTGCAGCCCCCCCCGTGCCCATGCATATTGCCAATGGAATGTACGGTTTGATTTTGGTCGAGCCCAAAGAAGGCCTGAAACCTGTGGATAAGGAATACTATGTGGTTCAGGGTGATTTTTATACCAAAGGGAATTTTGGCGAACCTGGTTTGCAGCCCTTTGATATGCAGCGGGGGATTGATGAACACCCCAGCTATGTACTGTTTAATGGCTCTGTCGGTTCAATGGTGGGTGAAAAAGCAATAACCGCTAAAAAAGGTGAAACTGTCCGCCTTTTTGTCGGCAATGGAGGCCCGAATCTGATCAGTTCCTTTCACGTGATTGGTGAGATCTTTGATCTGGTCTATACAGAAGGGGGATCCCTTGCAAATAAAAATGTGCAGACAACCTTGGTTCCTGCCGGAGGATCTGCAATTGTTGAGTTTAAAGTTGATGTTCCTGGGAATTTTATTCTGGTAGACCACTCGATTTTCAGAACCTTTAATAAAGGCACTTTGGGGATTCTCAATGTTTCAGGCGATGCCCAAGCCGATGTCTTTACAGGACAACAATCGGACAAGGTCTATCAGGCCCAGCCTATGCATAAACCCGTGGCAACCACTCCTGCCACACCTCCCGATCAAAAGCTGATGGAGACCGGTAAAAATCTCTTCGTTGCCAACTGTTCTGCCTGCCACCAGACCGATGGGGCGGGAATGCCTGGGGTATTCCCCCCGCTGGCGAAGTCAGATTATCTGATGGCCGATAAGGCCAGAAGTATTGGCATTGCCCTCAAGGGCCACAGCGGCCAACTTTTGGTTAATGGAAAAACCTATGATGGCGTTATGCCCGCCATGACCCATTTGAATGATGATCAGCTTGCTTCTATTCTGACGTATATCCGGAACAGCTGGGGCAATAAAGGCGATGCTGTAACCCCTGCTGAAGTAAAAGCTGTCAGAGCACAGCAGAAATAG